The Sinomicrobium kalidii genome contains a region encoding:
- the dprA gene encoding DNA-processing protein DprA, with amino-acid sequence MTTSELVYVLALQHVPRMGDITARKLIAHCGSARAVFEEKAGILQKINGIGRVVTENVRSPENLRAAERELEFIENNDIRCSYFEDPDYPERLKHCVDGPVLLFGSGNMSLEDKKIVSVVGTRRVTSYGKRFCERLIEELAPFDPVIVSGFAYGVDITAQKAAMANGLQTVGCLAHGLNQVYPRAHKRYVNQVEANGGFVTDFWSSSSPERENFLKRNRIIAGLSEATVVIESAEKGGGLVTADIAHSYDREVFALPGRADDRYSAGCNDLIKSQKAHMLTSAADMAYILGWHRELRGTEIVSNNGKIKNREKAESLQVQLFAELDETEKKVYDFLRTNGKELLDIIALECQIPVYKASSMLLSMEMKGAVRPLPGKLFEAVN; translated from the coding sequence ATGACAACATCCGAATTGGTTTATGTCCTGGCATTGCAGCACGTTCCCAGAATGGGAGATATCACTGCCAGGAAACTCATAGCACATTGCGGGAGTGCAAGAGCTGTTTTTGAAGAAAAGGCGGGCATACTACAGAAGATCAATGGTATAGGTAGGGTGGTGACCGAAAATGTCCGCAGTCCGGAAAACCTGCGTGCAGCAGAACGGGAGCTGGAATTTATAGAAAACAACGATATCCGGTGTTCTTATTTTGAGGACCCGGACTATCCGGAACGCTTAAAACACTGTGTGGATGGTCCGGTGTTATTGTTTGGTTCCGGGAATATGAGTTTGGAGGATAAAAAGATTGTGAGCGTGGTAGGGACCAGGCGCGTCACTTCTTACGGGAAGCGCTTTTGTGAACGTCTTATTGAAGAGTTGGCGCCGTTTGATCCGGTTATCGTAAGCGGATTTGCTTACGGAGTGGATATCACGGCCCAAAAGGCGGCGATGGCAAATGGCCTGCAGACCGTGGGCTGCCTGGCTCATGGATTGAATCAGGTTTATCCCCGGGCACATAAGAGATATGTGAACCAGGTGGAGGCCAATGGCGGATTTGTTACCGATTTCTGGAGCAGCAGTAGCCCGGAACGGGAAAATTTCCTGAAACGGAACCGTATTATTGCCGGTTTGTCTGAAGCGACCGTGGTGATAGAGTCTGCGGAAAAAGGCGGAGGGCTGGTTACGGCCGATATAGCACATTCCTACGACCGGGAAGTATTTGCCCTGCCCGGCAGGGCAGACGACCGGTACAGTGCCGGCTGTAATGATCTTATCAAAAGTCAGAAAGCCCATATGCTTACTTCGGCGGCAGACATGGCTTATATCCTGGGATGGCATCGGGAATTACGGGGAACAGAAATTGTTTCAAACAATGGTAAGATCAAAAACCGGGAAAAAGCGGAGTCTTTACAGGTGCAGCTCTTTGCCGAACTGGACGAGACCGAAAAAAAGGTTTATGATTTTCTGCGTACAAACGGCAAGGAACTGCTGGATATTATTGCGCTGGAATGCCAAATACCGGTGTATAAGGCTTCTTCAATGCTTCTCAGCATGGAGATGAAAGGGGCGGTGCGCCCGCTTCCCGGGAAGCTTTTTGAGGCGGTTAATTGA
- a CDS encoding AAA family ATPase, translating to MEDSRTSDIGLINEKIQKESAFVDLLTLEMNKVIVGQKHMIERLLIGLLAQGHILLEGVPGLAKTLSINTLAKAVDGSFSRIQFTPDLLPADVIGTMIYNIKENDFSIKKGPIFAHFVLADEINRAPAKVQSALLEAMQEKQVTIGDTTFKLDKPFLVMATQNPVEQEGTYPLPEAQVDRFMLKTVIDYPKLDEEQLIIRANLNGSFEEVKPVVSLEQILKAQQAVKDVYMDEKIEKYILDIIFATRYPEKYNLSDIKPLINFGASPRGSINLANAAKCYAFIKRRGYVVPEDVRAVVHDVLRHRIGLTYEAEAENITSVDIINKIVNEVEVP from the coding sequence ATGGAAGATAGCAGAACTTCAGATATTGGTCTGATCAACGAAAAAATACAGAAAGAAAGTGCTTTTGTCGACCTGCTCACCTTAGAGATGAACAAGGTTATTGTAGGGCAGAAACACATGATAGAGCGGCTTTTAATAGGCCTTTTGGCGCAGGGTCATATTCTGCTTGAAGGGGTTCCCGGATTGGCAAAGACCCTGTCCATCAACACCCTGGCAAAAGCGGTGGATGGCAGTTTCAGCAGAATTCAGTTTACGCCGGACCTCCTCCCTGCCGATGTGATAGGGACCATGATCTACAACATCAAGGAGAACGATTTCTCTATAAAAAAAGGCCCTATTTTTGCCCACTTTGTCCTGGCAGACGAGATCAACAGGGCCCCGGCAAAAGTACAATCGGCACTGCTGGAGGCCATGCAGGAAAAACAGGTGACCATAGGAGACACTACCTTTAAACTGGACAAACCGTTCCTGGTCATGGCCACTCAAAACCCCGTGGAACAGGAAGGTACTTATCCGCTCCCCGAGGCACAGGTAGACCGTTTTATGCTCAAAACGGTTATTGACTACCCGAAACTGGATGAGGAACAACTCATTATAAGGGCCAACCTCAACGGGTCTTTCGAAGAAGTAAAACCCGTGGTTTCCCTGGAACAGATACTCAAGGCCCAGCAAGCTGTAAAGGATGTGTATATGGATGAAAAAATAGAGAAATACATTCTCGATATCATCTTTGCCACACGATATCCGGAAAAATACAACCTGTCCGATATAAAACCGCTGATCAACTTCGGGGCATCCCCGAGGGGAAGTATCAACCTGGCCAATGCGGCCAAGTGTTATGCCTTCATAAAACGGCGGGGCTATGTAGTACCCGAAGATGTAAGGGCCGTGGTTCACGACGTTCTTCGCCACAGGATAGGGCTCACTTATGAGGCAGAAGCCGAAAACATTACCTCTGTGGATATTATCAATAAGATTGTAAATGAAGTGGAAGTCCCCTAA
- a CDS encoding acyl-CoA thioesterase, with amino-acid sequence MKAKTPGESRTIMTDLVLPSETNPLNNLFGGELLARMDRAASIAARRHSRRIVVTASVNHVAFNRAVPLGSVVTVEAAVSRAFKSSMEVFIDVWIEDRESGSRTKANEAIYTFVAVDETGRPVAVPALKPETDLEKSRFDAALRRKQLSLVLAGKMKPNEATELKALFE; translated from the coding sequence ATGAAAGCAAAGACTCCCGGAGAATCCAGAACCATTATGACCGATCTGGTCTTACCCAGCGAAACCAACCCGTTGAACAACCTTTTCGGAGGCGAGCTCCTGGCCCGTATGGACCGGGCAGCGAGTATTGCAGCCCGGCGGCATTCCAGGAGAATTGTAGTTACCGCATCCGTAAACCATGTGGCCTTTAACCGGGCCGTCCCCCTGGGGAGTGTGGTTACCGTTGAGGCTGCTGTGTCCAGGGCCTTTAAAAGTTCCATGGAAGTATTTATCGATGTCTGGATAGAAGACAGGGAAAGCGGTTCGCGCACCAAGGCCAACGAAGCCATATACACCTTCGTAGCCGTTGACGAAACCGGAAGACCCGTTGCCGTACCGGCCCTGAAACCGGAAACCGATCTTGAAAAATCGCGTTTCGATGCCGCTCTGCGGCGAAAACAACTCAGCCTTGTACTGGCCGGAAAAATGAAGCCCAATGAAGCTACCGAACTCAAGGCCCTGTTCGAATAA
- a CDS encoding metallophosphoesterase, with protein MNKTFVIGDIHGALKALKQVLDRAEIRKEDTLVFLGDYVDGWSQSPQVLDFLMQFSEDRPCVFIQGNHDDFCYKWLKKGELNKQWLYHGGQATIDAYNGIGPDTRKRHMKFLENLHNYYLDEGNRLFLHAGFTNLRGVEHEYFPEMFYWDRTLWETALSLDTSLSEEEYRYPSRFRHYREIFIGHTPVTRIGKMAPVNAANVWNVDTGAAFKGPLTVMDVATKAFWQSDPVWRLYPDENGRN; from the coding sequence ATGAACAAGACATTTGTTATAGGCGATATTCACGGTGCCTTAAAGGCGCTGAAACAGGTCCTGGACAGGGCGGAGATCAGAAAAGAAGATACCTTGGTATTCCTCGGGGATTATGTAGACGGGTGGAGCCAGTCGCCCCAGGTGCTGGATTTTCTTATGCAGTTTTCTGAAGACCGCCCCTGCGTATTCATACAGGGCAATCACGATGATTTTTGTTACAAATGGCTTAAAAAAGGAGAATTGAACAAGCAATGGCTTTACCACGGCGGGCAAGCCACTATCGATGCCTATAATGGCATAGGACCTGATACCCGGAAGCGGCATATGAAGTTCCTGGAAAACCTTCACAACTACTATCTCGACGAAGGGAACCGGTTATTCCTCCACGCCGGTTTTACCAACCTGCGCGGAGTGGAACACGAATACTTTCCCGAAATGTTCTACTGGGACAGGACGCTTTGGGAAACGGCACTTTCGCTGGACACTTCCCTGAGTGAGGAAGAATACAGGTATCCGAGCAGGTTCAGGCATTACCGCGAAATTTTTATCGGTCACACACCTGTCACCAGGATCGGTAAGATGGCCCCGGTTAATGCGGCTAATGTATGGAATGTGGATACGGGCGCTGCTTTTAAAGGGCCTTTGACTGTCATGGACGTAGCAACCAAGGCGTTCTGGCAGAGCGATCCCGTGTGGAGACTGTACCCGGATGAAAACGGGAGGAATTAG
- a CDS encoding ATP-binding protein — protein MINKRLLVKNLLAHNDENSFYDKKRFINIGEREGKAKFLKHVCALANSNPKNNSFIVVGVEDEDNTIVGTDFFDDSKIQNLVNAYLDNPPLISYENIPFPHLPDGKVVGLVTIRSNGKLCALRRNIWKYYGGSVFFRDGSISMPKVFDIEIKDTNSPLVAEIELHARNNIELTLNGVIDFLYNKHKDLEAHYKVFKEQFVVCWAGVTKKVKQPDRGGEKIYYSRVDIELINEQVRLFYSALDEVEVITDENSFSTTEYIQLGLNQQQKYYPLETVTITFNENGSYKIDSTLIFEPPQYDKKVLYHVYNTNNTLLEKIEKGMSLSPNERKDVINMPATYLICALNGFEDAREKLENYRWIVREYDRKVYESLKESLRVLRKVKYS, from the coding sequence ATGATTAACAAACGCCTTTTAGTAAAAAACCTTTTGGCACATAATGATGAAAACAGCTTTTACGATAAAAAGCGTTTTATCAATATTGGTGAGAGAGAAGGAAAGGCCAAGTTTTTGAAACATGTTTGTGCACTGGCGAATTCCAATCCCAAAAACAACTCTTTTATCGTAGTGGGGGTGGAAGACGAAGACAATACCATTGTGGGGACCGATTTCTTTGATGACAGCAAGATACAAAACCTCGTCAATGCCTACCTTGACAACCCTCCCCTTATCTCTTACGAAAATATTCCGTTTCCGCATTTGCCGGACGGGAAAGTAGTGGGGCTGGTTACCATCCGCTCCAACGGGAAATTATGTGCGCTCAGGAGAAACATATGGAAATATTACGGCGGGTCTGTCTTTTTCAGGGACGGGAGCATAAGCATGCCCAAAGTGTTCGATATTGAGATAAAGGACACCAATTCGCCCTTGGTAGCGGAGATAGAGTTACACGCAAGGAACAATATAGAGCTTACCCTTAACGGGGTCATTGATTTTTTATACAATAAGCACAAGGATCTTGAGGCGCATTACAAGGTGTTTAAGGAACAGTTTGTAGTGTGCTGGGCAGGGGTGACCAAAAAAGTAAAACAGCCTGATAGGGGCGGGGAAAAGATTTATTATTCCAGGGTGGACATCGAACTTATCAACGAGCAGGTACGTCTTTTTTACTCGGCCCTGGACGAAGTGGAGGTGATCACCGATGAAAACTCCTTTTCCACTACGGAATACATACAGCTCGGGCTCAATCAGCAGCAAAAGTACTATCCCCTGGAGACCGTTACCATCACATTTAACGAAAACGGGTCGTATAAGATTGACAGCACGCTTATTTTTGAACCGCCGCAATACGACAAAAAGGTCTTGTATCACGTATACAATACCAACAATACGTTATTGGAAAAAATAGAAAAGGGCATGTCGCTGAGCCCCAATGAAAGGAAAGATGTGATCAACATGCCCGCTACCTACCTGATATGTGCACTGAACGGGTTTGAAGATGCCAGGGAAAAACTGGAAAATTACCGTTGGATCGTCAGGGAATACGACAGGAAGGTATATGAATCTCTCAAGGAATCCCTCCGGGTGCTGCGAAAAGTGAAATACAGTTAA
- a CDS encoding YdeI/OmpD-associated family protein: METFTSPIIKLDSPVWTSIAPVPDAIAERLIEKTTDKRVVCTLNGKLKKHCALMPRGDGSYYILVNKQELKQIGVSLNEEIHIALEPDRSDYGMPMDDEFRAVLDSDPEGEKHFEALTPGKKRTLLYMVHKIKNGQKKIQRSIVIIEHLKMTGGKIDYKLLNRQFKERKF; the protein is encoded by the coding sequence ATGGAAACCTTTACTTCACCAATAATTAAACTCGACTCCCCGGTATGGACGTCCATAGCCCCCGTACCCGATGCCATAGCGGAAAGGTTGATCGAAAAAACTACCGATAAAAGGGTGGTCTGCACCCTTAACGGCAAGCTAAAAAAACACTGTGCACTGATGCCCCGGGGCGATGGCTCCTATTACATTCTTGTCAATAAACAGGAACTAAAACAAATTGGGGTTTCCCTCAATGAAGAAATACACATTGCCCTGGAGCCCGACCGTTCCGACTACGGTATGCCCATGGACGATGAATTCAGGGCCGTACTGGACTCCGATCCGGAAGGTGAAAAGCATTTTGAGGCCCTTACACCGGGCAAAAAACGGACGTTGCTGTATATGGTCCACAAAATAAAGAACGGGCAGAAAAAAATACAGCGTTCGATCGTTATCATCGAGCACCTGAAAATGACAGGCGGAAAAATAGATTACAAATTGCTGAACCGGCAGTTTAAAGAACGGAAATTCTAA
- the trpS gene encoding tryptophan--tRNA ligase produces MARILTGIQSTGTPHLGNILGAILPAIRMSEQPENDSFLFIADMHSLTQIKNGDELRQNTYNVAATWLAFGLDIEKVVFYRQSDVPETAELAWYLSCFFPFQRLTLAHSFKDKADRLEDVNAGLFSYPMLMAADILLYDAEIVPVGKDQMQHLEITRDVANRFHAKMGETFVIPEGKVQESTQYIPGTDGGKMSKSRGNTINLFLPDKQLRKRIMSIETDSTPMEEPKDPDTCNVFALYKILGDPQQTKTMRNNYLNGGYGYGHAKQALYELITEKFATERERFHYYMNHPGEVDSALAFGAEKARKTGREVLKRVRNKIGY; encoded by the coding sequence ATGGCAAGAATACTGACCGGCATCCAGAGTACGGGAACGCCCCATCTGGGCAATATCCTGGGAGCTATCCTCCCGGCCATCAGGATGTCCGAACAACCGGAGAACGATTCTTTTCTGTTTATTGCAGACATGCATTCGCTTACCCAGATAAAGAACGGGGACGAACTGCGGCAAAACACTTATAATGTTGCGGCCACATGGCTTGCTTTCGGACTGGACATTGAAAAAGTGGTCTTCTACCGCCAGAGCGATGTACCGGAAACCGCAGAACTGGCCTGGTACCTGAGTTGTTTTTTCCCCTTTCAGCGGCTTACACTGGCGCATTCCTTCAAGGATAAGGCCGACCGGCTGGAGGATGTAAATGCCGGGCTGTTCAGTTACCCGATGCTCATGGCTGCGGATATTCTGCTGTACGACGCCGAGATCGTCCCGGTCGGCAAGGACCAGATGCAACACCTGGAGATCACCAGGGACGTGGCGAACAGGTTCCATGCCAAAATGGGGGAAACTTTTGTTATCCCCGAAGGAAAGGTACAGGAAAGCACCCAGTACATTCCCGGTACGGACGGAGGCAAAATGAGTAAATCACGCGGAAATACCATTAACCTGTTCCTCCCCGACAAGCAATTACGCAAGCGTATTATGAGCATCGAAACAGACAGTACGCCCATGGAAGAGCCCAAGGACCCGGATACCTGCAACGTTTTTGCACTCTACAAGATACTGGGCGACCCGCAGCAAACAAAGACCATGCGTAACAATTACCTCAACGGAGGTTATGGCTATGGCCATGCGAAACAGGCCCTGTACGAACTCATCACGGAAAAATTTGCAACGGAACGGGAACGCTTTCACTATTACATGAACCATCCCGGCGAGGTAGACAGCGCCCTGGCCTTCGGGGCGGAAAAAGCCAGAAAAACAGGACGGGAAGTACTGAAGAGGGTCAGGAACAAAATAGGATACTGA
- a CDS encoding DUF4382 domain-containing protein, with the protein MKRFKFLAVMMSVVFLGTGLFISCSNDDDSNNGQTAKVSVRLTDAPGDYEAVNIDVQDVLVNRDANDTTEGGWESIGLADAGIYDLLELTGGTTTLLVEGDIPSGRLEQIRLVLGEQNTVVIDGDTIPLTTPSAQQSGLKLNVHEDLEAGFTYDFTLDFDVDQSVVKAGASGKYNLKPVIRVSTEISSGIITGAIAPVDLGFQVLASVQISEEETISAYTDENGTFMLYGVPEGTYTVTLTADEASGLPPVTVDNVIVVNGEISDIGTIDIDAEQVTERSM; encoded by the coding sequence ATGAAACGTTTTAAATTTTTAGCTGTAATGATGTCCGTTGTGTTTCTGGGCACAGGGCTATTTATCTCGTGCAGCAATGACGATGACAGCAACAATGGACAAACTGCAAAAGTTTCGGTGAGGCTGACAGATGCTCCGGGCGATTATGAAGCCGTTAATATTGATGTTCAGGATGTACTGGTCAACCGGGACGCTAATGATACTACCGAAGGCGGCTGGGAGAGTATAGGCCTTGCAGATGCAGGCATATACGACCTTCTTGAACTAACCGGCGGAACAACCACTCTTCTTGTGGAAGGAGATATCCCTTCCGGAAGATTAGAACAGATACGCCTTGTTTTAGGTGAACAAAATACTGTGGTCATAGACGGGGATACCATTCCGCTTACCACTCCCAGCGCGCAACAATCCGGTTTAAAACTCAACGTTCACGAAGACCTTGAAGCCGGTTTTACCTATGATTTCACACTCGATTTTGATGTAGACCAGTCTGTTGTAAAGGCGGGAGCTTCCGGGAAGTACAATTTAAAACCCGTTATTCGTGTAAGCACCGAAATATCTTCCGGGATCATAACCGGGGCAATAGCTCCTGTAGACCTGGGCTTCCAGGTGCTCGCATCGGTACAGATAAGTGAAGAAGAAACCATATCTGCATATACTGACGAAAATGGTACTTTTATGCTTTACGGTGTTCCCGAAGGCACTTATACCGTAACGCTCACAGCTGACGAAGCATCGGGCCTCCCTCCTGTTACCGTAGATAACGTAATTGTTGTCAATGGTGAAATATCGGACATAGGCACCATAGATATCGATGCAGAGCAGGTAACAGAGCGTTCCATGTAA
- a CDS encoding aldo/keto reductase, which translates to MKEKKTEYSGIIAGTMTWGSWGKQFSVKEMEARIHHCLENNITTFDHADIYGGYTTEEEFGKAFSDSGIQRENIQLISKCGIQYPCEKRNNKVKHYNYTADYMVWSVEQSLKNLRTDYLDLLLLHRPSPLMDPQEIAIAVEKLKFSGKIREFGLSNFTPSQMELIRSVTAVSANQIEFSITEFSAIHNGTLDRMMVDGILPMAWSPLGKTFREKTPQTDRIKELLMDLVVKYRVSADQLLLAWILKHPAGIRPVIGTTSPERITNAVKALDIDMEREDWFLLLVASQGHKVP; encoded by the coding sequence ATGAAAGAAAAAAAGACGGAGTATTCCGGAATTATTGCCGGAACCATGACCTGGGGAAGCTGGGGAAAGCAGTTTTCCGTAAAAGAAATGGAAGCACGCATACACCACTGCCTGGAAAACAATATCACCACCTTTGATCATGCCGACATTTACGGCGGATATACTACCGAGGAAGAATTCGGAAAAGCCTTTTCGGACAGCGGCATACAGCGCGAAAATATCCAGCTGATCTCCAAATGCGGTATTCAGTATCCGTGTGAAAAAAGGAACAATAAGGTAAAACACTACAATTATACGGCAGATTACATGGTCTGGTCTGTGGAGCAATCGCTGAAGAACCTCCGTACCGACTACCTGGACCTGTTACTGCTGCACAGGCCGAGTCCCCTTATGGACCCGCAGGAGATCGCGATCGCTGTGGAGAAACTGAAATTTTCGGGAAAGATCCGGGAGTTCGGGCTGTCTAATTTTACACCCTCGCAAATGGAACTGATCCGGTCTGTGACCGCTGTAAGCGCCAACCAGATAGAATTTTCCATTACCGAATTCAGCGCCATACACAACGGTACGCTTGACCGGATGATGGTTGACGGCATACTTCCCATGGCCTGGAGCCCGCTTGGGAAGACATTCCGGGAAAAAACACCGCAGACCGACCGGATAAAGGAATTGCTGATGGACCTTGTGGTGAAATACCGCGTATCGGCCGATCAGCTTTTGCTGGCATGGATATTAAAACACCCTGCGGGAATACGCCCGGTTATCGGGACGACCTCTCCCGAGCGGATTACGAATGCCGTAAAGGCCCTGGATATAGATATGGAACGGGAAGACTGGTTTTTACTGCTCGTGGCCAGCCAGGGGCATAAGGTGCCGTAG
- a CDS encoding SPOR domain-containing protein, with translation MQLEHYIGELLYRYSCITVPEFGSFLTHYRSAQLQNHTFYPPSKAISFNAQLTSNDGLLVKHIAETEGLSYEEALINVKKVVLSWKDSLQQEEKLVLKNIGLLWPNKEGSIQFQPFTDKNYLPDAFGLSTFTSPEVTRELLKEEVVLLEEKTPLLFTPEKRMRKRSYLKYAAILLLSVSVGTVAYQSVRMEQQKKQLQMAEQEAQQQLQKTIQQATFFDAAPVDLPSITLKATRKPLYYVVAGAFREEENAEKKMKELTTKGYSPERLEPTKYGLHQVAFGSYTSARNAINFLHKVKATEAPEAWLLVSEN, from the coding sequence ATGCAGTTAGAACACTATATCGGCGAGTTATTATACAGGTATTCATGTATTACCGTTCCGGAATTCGGTTCATTCCTGACCCATTACCGGTCGGCACAGCTACAAAACCATACGTTTTACCCGCCTTCGAAGGCGATTTCTTTCAATGCACAACTGACGTCAAACGACGGGCTGTTGGTGAAACACATTGCGGAAACAGAAGGACTTTCGTACGAAGAAGCACTGATTAACGTAAAAAAGGTTGTCCTTTCCTGGAAAGATTCCCTGCAACAGGAGGAGAAACTCGTATTGAAGAACATAGGGCTTCTCTGGCCTAACAAGGAAGGCAGCATACAATTCCAGCCTTTTACCGATAAGAATTACCTTCCCGATGCTTTCGGGCTGAGCACTTTCACTTCACCGGAGGTCACCAGGGAATTACTGAAGGAAGAAGTTGTGCTGCTGGAAGAAAAAACACCTTTGCTGTTTACCCCGGAAAAACGCATGCGCAAGCGGTCTTACCTGAAGTATGCCGCCATATTACTGCTCTCCGTATCCGTCGGGACCGTCGCATACCAGTCGGTAAGGATGGAACAGCAAAAAAAACAGTTGCAGATGGCCGAACAGGAGGCCCAGCAGCAACTGCAAAAAACCATACAGCAGGCCACCTTTTTTGATGCTGCGCCCGTAGACCTCCCTTCCATAACACTCAAGGCTACCAGGAAGCCGTTGTACTATGTTGTGGCAGGTGCTTTCCGGGAAGAAGAAAATGCCGAGAAGAAAATGAAAGAACTTACCACAAAAGGTTACAGTCCTGAACGTCTGGAACCCACAAAATACGGGTTGCACCAGGTAGCATTCGGGAGTTATACCAGCGCCCGAAATGCCATAAACTTCCTCCATAAGGTAAAGGCTACCGAAGCACCGGAAGCCTGGTTACTGGTTTCGGAGAACTGA
- a CDS encoding GlsB/YeaQ/YmgE family stress response membrane protein — protein MLYAILIGAIAGWLAGKIMKGGGFGVLINILLGIIGGFVGNWLFGVLGIHFGSGFLGDLITGIIGAVVVLFVVGLFKR, from the coding sequence ATGTTATATGCAATTTTAATTGGAGCCATAGCCGGATGGCTGGCCGGCAAAATTATGAAAGGCGGCGGATTTGGCGTACTTATTAACATTCTGCTCGGTATTATCGGCGGATTTGTCGGTAACTGGCTCTTCGGGGTACTGGGCATTCATTTCGGTTCCGGTTTTCTGGGAGACCTCATTACCGGGATAATAGGTGCTGTCGTCGTCCTCTTTGTTGTAGGACTGTTTAAAAGATAG
- a CDS encoding DUF58 domain-containing protein gives MDTKELLRKVRKIEIKTRRLSDHIFGGEYHSTFKGRGMTFSEVRQYQFGDDVRNIDWNVTARYNEPFVKVFEEERELTMMLIADVSGSQFFGTTAQFKNEIITEIAATLAFSALQNNDKIGLILFSDKIELYIPPKKGKSHVLRIIRELLEFESESKKTDIAEALKFLSNVMKKKAIVFVLSDFMAEDYDHTLKIAGKKHDITGIRVYDKHEESLPNLGIISVEDEETGELLTVNTQSGKVRNTYATYHRERVGYFQNAFTRSGAGVLHNRIDESYVKKLLGYFKRRA, from the coding sequence ATGGATACCAAAGAACTACTCAGAAAAGTAAGGAAAATAGAGATCAAGACACGCCGGTTGTCCGATCACATCTTTGGAGGCGAATACCACTCCACCTTTAAAGGGAGGGGAATGACCTTCAGTGAGGTTCGCCAGTACCAGTTCGGCGACGATGTGAGGAACATCGACTGGAATGTCACCGCCCGGTATAACGAACCTTTTGTAAAGGTATTCGAAGAAGAACGGGAACTTACCATGATGCTCATTGCGGACGTAAGCGGAAGCCAGTTTTTCGGTACCACGGCACAGTTCAAAAACGAAATCATTACGGAAATAGCCGCCACACTGGCTTTCTCTGCCCTTCAGAACAATGACAAAATAGGCCTCATCCTGTTTTCAGACAAGATCGAACTGTACATTCCCCCGAAAAAGGGAAAATCGCATGTGCTCCGTATTATCCGCGAACTCCTGGAATTCGAATCCGAAAGTAAAAAAACCGATATTGCGGAAGCACTCAAATTCCTGTCCAACGTAATGAAAAAAAAGGCCATTGTCTTTGTCCTTTCTGACTTTATGGCCGAAGATTATGATCACACGTTGAAAATTGCCGGCAAAAAGCACGACATTACCGGGATCCGGGTATACGACAAGCACGAAGAAAGCCTGCCCAACCTGGGGATCATCTCGGTTGAGGACGAGGAAACAGGAGAATTACTGACCGTAAACACCCAATCCGGAAAAGTACGGAATACCTATGCGACATACCACAGGGAACGCGTCGGTTATTTTCAGAACGCCTTTACCCGGAGCGGTGCAGGTGTACTGCACAACAGGATAGACGAAAGTTATGTAAAAAAACTCCTGGGATATTTTAAACGAAGGGCATAA
- a CDS encoding SDR family NAD(P)-dependent oxidoreductase: MNNDQGMKEEGQNERVAFITGATSGIGRATARIFAAKGMRLVLCGRRQERLENLELELSAFTEVHTLQFDVSNREAVFKAVESLPDRFSDVDILVNNAGNAHGQDPVQSGNMDDWDAMMDINVKGLLYVSRAIIPGMVKRQKGHIINIGSIAAKEVYPNGNVYCASKHAVDAINKGMRIDLNSSGIRVGAIHPGLVETEFSKVRFKGDAERADTVYEGYKALQAEDIADIIGFVVTRPYHVNIADLLVFPTAQATSTLVNKTEL, encoded by the coding sequence ATGAATAATGATCAAGGTATGAAAGAAGAAGGACAAAACGAACGAGTTGCATTTATAACCGGGGCTACCAGTGGTATAGGAAGAGCTACGGCCCGGATTTTTGCAGCAAAAGGCATGCGCCTTGTGCTTTGCGGCAGAAGACAGGAACGCCTGGAAAACCTGGAACTGGAGTTGTCTGCATTTACCGAGGTACACACGCTTCAGTTTGATGTTAGTAACAGGGAAGCGGTTTTTAAGGCAGTGGAAAGCCTGCCCGACAGATTTTCGGATGTCGACATACTGGTCAACAATGCGGGAAATGCCCATGGCCAGGACCCTGTACAGTCGGGTAATATGGACGACTGGGATGCCATGATGGACATTAATGTGAAGGGACTCCTCTATGTGTCCAGGGCCATTATACCGGGTATGGTGAAACGTCAGAAGGGGCATATTATCAATATCGGGTCTATTGCGGCAAAAGAAGTATATCCTAACGGTAATGTGTACTGTGCCAGTAAGCATGCGGTAGATGCTATAAATAAGGGAATGCGTATAGATTTGAATTCCAGTGGCATACGCGTTGGGGCCATACACCCGGGGCTGGTGGAGACCGAGTTCAGTAAAGTGCGGTTCAAGGGAGATGCGGAAAGGGCGGATACGGTATACGAGGGATATAAAGCCTTGCAGGCCGAAGATATAGCGGATATTATTGGTTTTGTGGTCACAAGGCCGTATCATGTCAATATAGCAGACCTGCTTGTATTTCCCACGGCACAGGCCACCAGTACCCTGGTCAACAAGACAGAACTGTAA